In Aphelocoma coerulescens isolate FSJ_1873_10779 chromosome 3, UR_Acoe_1.0, whole genome shotgun sequence, a single window of DNA contains:
- the LOC138107017 gene encoding serine/threonine-protein kinase pim-1-like, whose product PSAGPPPARPCPARRGAASAGLSPYWQRRRWKCRSLWCWRSSTLFWLRLARALARPRPRTRPLRRFRPEPPRCRPAPAPSPAASSAASPAASPLRTPPLVSSAAGPGAAREAAAPGGPGQNAESAVPPARAEKPPLEQLYRQGPLLGSGGCGSVYSGTRLADGAPVAIKRVSRDRIPEWARLHNGALVPLELALLWMVSRPGFRGVVRLLDWFELPDGFALVMERPERCQDLWYFLEERGFLTEPVARGLFRQVLEAVRHCTSRGVLHRDIKAENVLVDLATGEAKLIDFGCGTVLQDTFYTRMSGTPEYSPPEWILFGCYHGQPATIWSLGILLYELVCGHLPFNTDEDIIRGQLFFPPRVSQECQHLIRWCLSMDPAHRPSLEDLFEHSWLQDRHLAQETAEIHPSAQ is encoded by the exons ccctcggcggggccgccccctgcccgcccctgcccggcccgccgcggtgccgcctccgccgggctctcTCCGTACTGGCAGCGGCGCCGCTGGAAGTGCCGCtcgctctggtgctggcggagcagcacgctcttttggctccgcctggcgcgggccctggcccggccccggccccgaacGAGGCCCCTCCGGCGcttccgcccggagccgccccgctgccgcccggctCCCGCCCCGTCCCCGGCAGCGTCGTCCGCAGCATCGCCGGCAGCTTCCCCGCTCCGAACTCCGCCGCTCGTCAgctcggccgccggccccggggcggctcGGGAAGCAGCAGCGCCCGGGGGCCCCGGGCAGAATGCCGAGAGCGCGGTGCCGCCCGCACGGGCGGAGAAgcctcccctggagcagctctaccGGCAGGGCCCGCtgctggggagcggcggctgcggcagcgTTTACTCCGGGACCCGGCTCGCCGACGGCGCCCCG gtggccatcaagcgaGTGTCCCGCGATCGCATCCCGGAGTGGGCGCGGCTG CACAACggcgcccttgtgcccctggagctggcgCTGCTCTGGATGGTGTCGCGCCCTGGCTTCCGCGGCGTGGTGCGGCTCCTGGACTGGTTCGAGCTGCCCGACGGCTTcgcgctggtcatggagcgtccggagcgcTGTCAGGACCTCTGGTACTTCCTGGAGGAGCGGGGCTTCCTGACGGAGCCCGTGGCGCGGgggctgttccgccaggtgctggaggccgtgcggcactgcaccagccgcggcgtcctgcaccgcgaCATCAAGGCCGAGAACGTCCTCgtcgacctggccaccggcgaggcaaagctcatcgacttcgggtgCGGCACGGTCCTCCAGGACACCTTCTACACCCGAATGTCAG GCACGCCGGAGTACAGCCCGCCGGAGTGGATCCTCTTTGGCTGCTACCATGGCCAGCCAgccaccatctggtccctgggcatcctgctctatgagctggtctgtgggCACCTTCCTTTCAACACGGATGAGGACATCATCCGGGGCCAGCTCTTCTTCCCGCCCCGGGTGTCTCAAG agtgccagcacctcatccgGTGGTGTTTATCCATGGACCCCGCgcacaggccgtccttggaagacctGTTTGAGCATTCTTGGCTGCAGGACCGTCACCTGGCCCAGGAGACAGCAGAGATCCATCCCTCTGCACAGTAG
- the LOC138107016 gene encoding TOG array regulator of axonemal microtubules protein 2-like — translation MKKGSLGPPLIPPIRKAVSPPVSSAAASVPSSLQLDFQESQETRPRSSSRSKEKNSEHATSSESTTKAQRKKKNSWCVIGPGMPLFPRDLAELFGLVPTDVRKPGLGSAGLRSQPAQGALAQEPRQGQLSSAAPGVTAREDTVKAEHGSASQRGLPLSQAKETDHPTGAGLTNAEALKDGFQKIRAALCILAQRNLERNPMGPLETEIKTKREKETSLQLPPQTVDPRDAAAASFSLLPVNGTASSVQRKHLGSALKEKVLRKQDNVPLLPNKPIIHGDGSFPRNSSVTPQTATGAERREEPLRGKGQKDGASLEPQQSLLEALSLLSSDDWELKEKGLFSIKHLAESHSEVLLCRLREVCLALTNEVTNLRSKVSYCAIVTLGELFVTLQKDMDSEVDEVARVLLQMVWNSPEFVQKAASQTLGVMVEHVTPARAMTALMDSGVQSRHVQVRKCAAQLLLSLMEKTGVTKLAGTPRAERLAHAAGTLAQDCHEDTRHYGQEMVKMMLNHQKFNRLLEQSFSTRDLEDILTRIKKKGMETQKAEHPSVQEPVKKRSDGSKKPQATLPSSKRVKSTSDERLLRRPKAQVTLPLAVKETEPLQKLYNLLEAKEFKTRMEGVALLLDLCKTSPQLVSTNTVQIFDYFVPRLGDTHKKVKQRALDVLAEIIGVLKDALNPVIICLVEGITNNLNSKDPGVYAAAVKALEASMAHLDKVSLMKEFSHRRSELKGQALLDVTEHLSALVGWVYPRSPEVVQRYALPVLWSFLGNKALPVRSANVCTVVTKLACALYKVMGAKLRKHAASQPPHVQENLSNILGWWSVDDLRGIGCLKQLPIEDKVKAEHGSASQRGVTGYSLIKKFSLDISYVP, via the exons ATGAAGAAGGGGTCATTGGGACCACCTTTGATCCCCCCAATACGCAAGGCAGTGAGTCCCCCTGTGAGCAGTGCGGCAGCGTCTGTCCcaagctctctgcagctggatttCCAGGAGTCCCAGGAGACGAG GCCAAgatccagcagcagaagcaaagagaagaacTCTGAACATGCAA CTTCTTCTGAGTCTACAACAAAAgcccagaggaagaaaaaaaattcatggtGTGTGATAGGACCTGGGATGCCTCTGTTCCCAAGGGACCTGGCTGAACTTTTCGGCTTGGTGCCAACTGACGTGCGGAAGCCCggccttggcagtgcaggtctccgctcgcagcctgctcagggggccttggcccaggagccccggcaggggcagctgagcagcgctgcccccggggtcactgccagggaggacacggtgaaggctgagcatggctcagcctcacaaagag GCCTCCCACTGAGCCAGGCCAAGGAGACGGATCACCCCACCGGTGCTGGCCTTACGAATGCCGAAGCCCTGAAGGATGGCTTTCAAAAG ATCCGTGCTGCATTGTGCATTTTGGCTCAAAGGAACTTAGAGCGGAATCCAATGGGGCCTTTGGAGACAGAGATcaagacaaagagagaaaaggaaacgtccttgcagctgcctccacaGACAGTTGACCCCAGGGATGCAGCTGCAGCAA GCTTTAGCCTACTGCCTGTCAATGGCACAGCTTCCAGTGTGCAGAGAAAACACCTTGGTAGTGCCTTGAAGGAGAAGGTCTTGAGGAAGCAGGACAATGTGCCCTTACTGCCCAATAAGCCCATCATCCATGGAGACGGCAGCTTCCCACGCAACTCCTCAG TGACCCCGCAGACGGCCACTGGTGCCGAGCGCCGAGAGGAGCCGCTCCGTGGGAAGGGGCAGAAGGACGGAGCCTCTTTGGAGCCACAGCAGTCCTTGCTCGAGGCACTCTCCTTGCTCAGCAGCGATGACTG GGAGCTGAAGGAGAAGGGACTCTTCAGCATTAAACACCTGGCTGAGTCCCACTCAGAAGTCCTTCTTTGTAGACTTCGTGAGGTTTGCTTGGCACTTACCAACGAG GTGACCAACCTTCGCTCAAAGGTGTCTTACTGTGCAATCGTCACTCTTGGAGAGCTCTTTGTGACCTTGCAGAAGGACATGGACTCGGAGGTGGATGAGGTTGCTCGGGTCCTTCTCCAGATGGTGTGGAACTCCCCAGAGTTTGTTCAGAAAGCAGCCAGTCAGACCCTGGGAGTCATGGTGGAGCATGTGACTCCTGCACGAGCAATGACTGCTCTCATGGACAGTGGAGTCCA GAGCCGCCACGTCCAGGTGCGGAAGTGCGCGGCCCAACTCCTCCTGTCCTTGATGGAGAAAACTGGAGTCACGAAGCTCGCAGGAACgcccagggctgagaggctGGCGCACGCGGCAGGGACGCTTGCTCAGGACTGTCACGAGGACACAAG GCACTATGGACAGGAGATGGTGAAAATGATGCTGAATCACCAAAAATTTAACAGGCTTTTGGAACAATCTTTTTCCACCCGTGACCTGGAAGATATTCTGACAAGAATTAAGAAGAAA GGGATGGAAACGCAGAAGGCTGAGCACCCATCTGTCCAGGAGCCTGTGAAGAAGAGGAGCGATGGCTCGAAGAAGCCCCAGGCCACATTGCCTTCTAGTAAACG ggTGAAGTCTACCTCTGATGAACGCCTCCTACGCCGCCCAAAAGCCCAGGTCACGTTACCTCTGGCTGTGAAAGAAACGGAGCCACTCCAGAAGCTTTACAATCTCCTGGAAGCCAAGGAGTTTAAGACACGGATGGAAGGAGTGGCACTCCTCCTAGACCTGTGTAAAACCAGCCCCCAGCTCGTCTCCACTAACACTGTCCAA atttttgattattttgtcCCGAGACTTGGTGATACGCACAAGAAAGTGAAGCAGAGGGCGCTGGACGTGCTGGCTGAAATCATAGGCGTCCTGAAAGATGCCTTAAACCCGGTGATCATCTGTTTGGTTGAAGGAATAACAAACAACCTAAACTCAAAGGACCCCGGGGTTTATGCCGCAGCTGTGAAAGCGCTGGAAGCATCCATGGCTCACTTAG ATAAAGTATCACTGATGAAAGAGTTCAGCCACCGAAGGAGTGAACTGAAGGGCCAAGCTCTGCTGGATGTCACGGAGCATCTCTCAG CGCTTGTGGGATGGGTTTATCCCAGGAGCCCCGAAGTCGTCCAGCGCTACGCCCTGCCCGTGCTCTGGTCCTTCCTGGGGAACAAGGCGCTGCCTGTCCGAAGCGCCAATGTCTGCACTGTGGTCACCAAGCTTGCCTGCGCCCTCTACAAGGTGATGGGCGCCAAGCTGAGGAAGCATGCTGCCAGCCAGCCTCCGCATGTGCAGGAAAACCTCTCCAACATTTTGGGCTGGTGGAGTGTTGATGACCT TCGTGGCATAGGGTGCCTGAAGCAACTTCCGATTGAGGACAAGGTGAAGGCTGAGCATGGCTCAGCCTCACAAAGAG GCGTGACTGGCTACAGTCTTATCAAGAAGTTTTCCTTGGACATTTCCTATGTTCCCTAA